The following are encoded in a window of Arvicanthis niloticus isolate mArvNil1 chromosome 1, mArvNil1.pat.X, whole genome shotgun sequence genomic DNA:
- the Irgc gene encoding interferon-inducible GTPase 5: MATSRLPAVPEEETTILMAKEELEALRTAFESGDIPQAASRLRELLANSETSRLEVGVTGESGAGKSSLINALRGLGAEDPGAALTGVVETTMQPSPYPHPQFPDVTLWDLPGAGSPGCSADKYLKQVDFGRYDFFLLVSPRRCGAVETRLASEILRQGKKFYFVRTKVDEDLAATRNQRPSGFSEAAVLQEIRDHCAERLRAAGLNDPRIFLVSNLSPTRYDFPMLMTTWEHDLPAHRRHAGLLSLPDISLEALQKKKDMLQEQVLKTALVSGVIQALPVPGLAAAYDDALLIRSLRGYHRSFGLDDDSLAKLAEQVGKQAGDLRSVIRSPLANEVSPETVLRLYSQSSDGAMRVARAFERGIPVFGTLVAGGISFGTVYTMLQGCLNEMAEDAQRVRIKALEEDEPQADVSLEAAGDNAVEKRSTGEGTSEEAPLSTRRKLGLLLKYILDSWKRRDLSEDK; the protein is encoded by the coding sequence ATGGCAACTTCTAGGTTGCCCGCGGTGCCTGAGGAGGAGACCACCATCCTCATGGCCAAGGAAGAGCTGGAGGCCCTGCGCACCGCCTTTGAGTCTGGCGACATCCCTCAGGCCGCCTCTCGCCTCAGAGAGCTGCTGGCCAACTCGGAGACCTCCCGGCTGGAAGTGGGCGTCACGGGCGAGTCGGGAGCCGGCAAGTCCTCCCTCATCAATGCCCTGCGCGGCCTGGGGGCTGAGGATCCTGGCGCAGCTCTCACTGGGGTCGTGGAGACCACCATGCAACCTTCGCCCTACCCACACCCGCAGTTTCCCGATGTGACCCTGTGGGACCTGCCGGGGGCCGGTTCTCCAGGCTGCTCAGCAGACAAGTAtctgaagcaggtggatttcgGCCGCTATGACTTCTTCTTGCTCGTCTCCCCCCGCCGCTGTGGCGCCGTGGAGACCCGCCTGGCTTCTGAGATCCTGCGCCAGGGGAAGAAGTTTTACTTTGTGCGCACCAAGGTGGACGAGGATCTGGCGGCCACCCGCAACCAGAGGCCCTCGGGCTTCAGCGAAGCCGCCGTCCTCCAGGAGATCCGGGATCACTGCGCGGAGCGGCTGCGGGCAGCGGGCCTGAATGATCCCCGCATCTTCCTGGTGTCCAACCTGTCGCCAACCCGCTATGACTTTCCGATGCTCATGACCACCTGGGAGCACGACCTGCCCGCCCACCGTCGCCACGCCGGCCTGCTGTCCCTGCCTGACATCTCGCTGGAGGCTCTGCAGAAGAAGAAGGACATGTTACAAGAGCAGGTGCTTAAGACTGCCTTGGTGTCCGGTGTCATCCAGGCCCTGCCGGTCCCGGGACTGGCAGCCGCCTACGACGACGCCTTGCTTATCCGCTCACTGCGGGGCTACCATCGCAGCTTCGGCCTAGACGACGACTCTCTGGCCAAGCTGGCCGAGCAGGTGGGCAAGCAGGCAGGGGACCTGCGCTCCGTCATCCGCTCCCCCCTGGCCAACGAGGTCTCACCAGAGACTGTCCTGAGACTCTACTCGCAGTCCTCGGATGGTGCCATGCGGGTGGCCCGTGCCTTCGAGAGGGGCATCCCTGTGTTCGGCACGCTGGTGGCCGGGGGTATCAGCTTCGGCACGGTCTACACCATGCTCCAGGGCTGTCTCAATGAGATGGCTGAGGACGCCCAACGCGTCCGCATCAAGGCCCTGGAAGAAGATGAGCCCCAGGCTGATGTGAGCTTGGAGGCGGCTGGTGACAATGCAGTGGAAAAGCGGAGCACTGGGGAAGGAACCAGCGAGGAAGCCCCGCTGTCCACCCGCAGGAAGCTCGGCCTCCTCCTCAAGTACATTCTTGACAGCTGGAAGAGACGCGACTTGTCAGAAGACAAATAA